The following is a genomic window from Nocardioides thalensis.
CCGCGCCGGCACGCCGAGGTCCGCGGCGAACGCGTGCAGCTCGTCGTACGACGTGTCGGACGCGAGGTGCGACCACATCCGCCCGCGGGAGGGGACCAGCGGCGGGTCGACGAGGATCGTCATCGGCGCGCCGTCACGTGGTGAGCCCGCCGGGGTCGTCAGGCACGTCGACCGAGTGCCCCTCCAGCACCTCGAGCGGGATCAGGTCGAGCGCGGCCTCGTTGGTGGAGGCGAGCACCACCGGCGCGGCGACGCCGTCCGCGAACGCCTGGAGCCAGCGGGCGGCGACCACGCACCACCGGTCGCCGGGGCTGAGGCCGGGGAAGTCCCACTCGGGGCGCGGCGTCGACAGGTCGTTGCCGACGGCCTTCTGGTGGGCGAGGAACTCCTCGGTCATCACCGCGCAGACCGCGTGCCGGCCGACGTCGGCCGGGCCGCAGGTGCAGGTGCCGTCGCGGTAGTAGCCGGTCATCGGGTCGGTGCCGCAGGGCTCGAGCTCACCGCCGAGGACGTTGCGTTCGCTCACGGGGACGAGCCTGCCAGAAATCCGCACGACGACGCGGCCACCCCTTGCCTGACCGCGTGCGGAGGAGCACGGTGGAGGTGAGCGCTGAGGAGGCCAGATGCACGCCAACATCGGAGACCGGCTCCTGGTCGAGGGCCACAAGGTGGGCGACCCGCGCCGCGAGGGTGAGGTCGTCGAGGTGCGGGGGAGCGACGGCGCCCCGCCGTACGTCGTCCGCTGGACCGACGGCCACGAGGGCCTGGTCTTCCCCGGGCCCGACGCGCACGTCGTGCCGCGGTAGCGACCGGCTCGCCGCCGGCCGAGCGGGTACCGACCCGTGATGCCGAGCTCCCTGACCGCCGCAGTCGCCGAGGCGGGCGGCCGCGCCCTCGCCGCTGCCACCGCCGGCCTTTCTCACGTGCGCGCCGCCGCCAAGCCGCTCCACCCCGAGGGCCAGCTGTACGCCGGTCGCCTCCTGCGGCCCGGGCAGGCGACGCCGTCGGGCGTCACGTGGCTCGACGAGCCTGCCGAGGACGACGTGGTCGTCCGCGTCTCCCGCGCGATCGGCCTGCCCGACGCGCTGCCCGACTTCCACGGCCTCGCGCTGCGCATCAAGGGGCAGTGGGGTGACGCCGACCTGCTGTTCGCGAGCACCGGCTGGGACCCGGTGACCCGGCACGTGCTCGTGCCCCGGTGGTCGCCCGCGCGGCCGCTGACCACCCTGCTGCCCTACCGGACCGACGCCGGGCCGGTCGTGCTCGGCGCGCGGGGCACCGACGACGGCTACGACCTGAGCTGGGCACCGGTCGGCAAGGCCTGGCGGCCGTTCGGACGGCTGGTCGTGGGGGAGCCGCTCGAGGTGCCCGCCGCGGTGTCGTTCGACCCCGTGGTCAACCGACCGCCGGGGCTCGAGCAGTACGGCTGGGTCGAGCGGCTCCGCGAGCGCTCCTACGCCACCGCGCGCACGCACCGTGGAGAGCCGGGGGACACTGTCTGACGTGGATCGCGATCTCGTCGTCAGTGTGCCCACCGAGGAGCTGAGGTCCGCGCTCGCGGACACCGCCGGGATCGACCTCCTGCTCTGGGACTTCGGGTCGCCGGCTCCTCGCGAGGCCATCGACCTCGTGGTCGTGCCCTACATGTCGGGGCCGTCGGTGCTCGGCCGCTTGGACGGCGTGCGGGTGCAGCTCGCGCAGAGCCAGTCGATCGGCTACGACGGCGTGCTCGACGCGCTGCCGCCGCACGTGCGGTTCGCCAACGGCGCCGGCATCCACGAGGCGTCGACCGCCGAGCTCGCGGTCGGGCTGATCATCGCGAGCCAGCGGCAGATCCCGGCCTACGTGCGCGCCCAGGACCGCGGCGAGTGGTCCCACGAGCGCAACCGGGCGCTCGCCGACTCGAAGGTGCTCGTGGTGGGCCAGGGCGGCGTGGGCCGCGCGATCGTCGACCGGCTGCGCCCGTTCGAGGTCGACCTCGTCCGGGTCGCGAGCACCGCGCGGGCCGATCAGGACGGCACGATCCACGGGATCGACGAGCTCGACGACCTGCTGCCGACCGCCGACATCGTCGTGCTGGCAGTGCCGCTGACCGAGGGCACCCGCGGGATGGTCGACGCGGGGTTCCTCGACCGGATGCGCCGCGGTGCGCTGCTCGTCAACGTCGCGCGCGGCGCCGTCGTACGGACCGACGACCTGGTGACGGCCGTCCGCGAAGGACGGGTGCGTGCGGCCCTCGACGTCGTGGACCCCGAGCCGCTGCCGTCCGACCATCCGCTGTGGCGGCTCGACGACGTGCTGCTCACCCCCCACGTCGGTGGCCACACCAGCGCGATGCTGCCACGCGTGGTGCGGCTGGTGAGGGAGCAGATCGCCGCGCTGCGAGCGGGGCAGCAGCCGCGCAACGTGGTGGTCGAGCCAGGGTCGCGCAGCACGGCCTGACGCCGGCCGGCCGACATCGCCCGTCCGTCCTCCTCAGGTCGGAGACGCGGCGGCCGAACAGATCTTCCTGACGACCACCAGGCGTCGTCTCCGGTCAATCGAAGGAAGCCTCGGCATGAAGAACACCACTCGGGCCGCAGCGGCCGCGCTCGCCGCTGCCGTCGCCCTCGGCATCAGCGCGCCCGCCGCCACCGCCCGCCCGGACCACGGCGGCGGCAAGCCCGACCACTCGGTCGCCAAG
Proteins encoded in this region:
- a CDS encoding DUF2237 domain-containing protein, with protein sequence MSERNVLGGELEPCGTDPMTGYYRDGTCTCGPADVGRHAVCAVMTEEFLAHQKAVGNDLSTPRPEWDFPGLSPGDRWCVVAARWLQAFADGVAAPVVLASTNEAALDLIPLEVLEGHSVDVPDDPGGLTT
- a CDS encoding DUF1918 domain-containing protein, which encodes MHANIGDRLLVEGHKVGDPRREGEVVEVRGSDGAPPYVVRWTDGHEGLVFPGPDAHVVPR
- a CDS encoding phosphodiesterase; this translates as MPSSLTAAVAEAGGRALAAATAGLSHVRAAAKPLHPEGQLYAGRLLRPGQATPSGVTWLDEPAEDDVVVRVSRAIGLPDALPDFHGLALRIKGQWGDADLLFASTGWDPVTRHVLVPRWSPARPLTTLLPYRTDAGPVVLGARGTDDGYDLSWAPVGKAWRPFGRLVVGEPLEVPAAVSFDPVVNRPPGLEQYGWVERLRERSYATARTHRGEPGDTV
- a CDS encoding NAD(P)-dependent oxidoreductase; the protein is MDRDLVVSVPTEELRSALADTAGIDLLLWDFGSPAPREAIDLVVVPYMSGPSVLGRLDGVRVQLAQSQSIGYDGVLDALPPHVRFANGAGIHEASTAELAVGLIIASQRQIPAYVRAQDRGEWSHERNRALADSKVLVVGQGGVGRAIVDRLRPFEVDLVRVASTARADQDGTIHGIDELDDLLPTADIVVLAVPLTEGTRGMVDAGFLDRMRRGALLVNVARGAVVRTDDLVTAVREGRVRAALDVVDPEPLPSDHPLWRLDDVLLTPHVGGHTSAMLPRVVRLVREQIAALRAGQQPRNVVVEPGSRSTA